One region of Limnospira fusiformis SAG 85.79 genomic DNA includes:
- a CDS encoding NAD-dependent epimerase/dehydratase family protein, with protein sequence MKKAIVTGSTGFIGAVFVEYLIKNNVSVLALGRKDFAALSDTRKTKLKGADYLKIDMRHIGALKTEINRIAWEVGNDCIFFNLAWGGVSRLSDLNVEAQMQNVVWSVNALQSAVEIGCKKFIHVGTMEEAFTYKYFELDHNIHKQYNRHVVYSAAKIAAKYALKIKASELGMDFVYVLHSHVMAPDDGKDSFLQVTLKKLINREELIFSSGEQLFDVVSAKDCALGYFLICQKGLPGAEYWVGSGEPRQLREYVERMYSLYPSGQPMQFGKLPYNDIVLTEEDFSIASLVADTGYKPTMTYEQTVQELHGSFVQSNF encoded by the coding sequence ATGAAAAAGGCAATTGTTACCGGATCAACAGGTTTTATCGGCGCGGTATTTGTTGAGTATTTGATAAAAAATAATGTCTCTGTTTTGGCCTTAGGCCGAAAGGATTTTGCCGCCCTCTCTGATACACGCAAAACCAAGCTCAAAGGTGCAGATTATTTAAAAATCGACATGAGGCACATTGGAGCTTTGAAAACAGAAATTAACCGAATAGCCTGGGAAGTAGGGAATGATTGTATTTTCTTCAATTTAGCCTGGGGTGGTGTAAGCAGGCTGTCTGACCTAAATGTTGAAGCGCAGATGCAAAATGTGGTTTGGTCTGTTAATGCCCTTCAATCTGCCGTTGAGATAGGGTGTAAGAAATTCATCCATGTAGGCACTATGGAGGAGGCGTTCACATATAAATATTTTGAGCTTGACCATAATATCCATAAGCAATATAATCGGCATGTGGTTTATTCTGCAGCGAAAATTGCGGCAAAGTATGCCCTAAAAATAAAGGCTTCCGAATTGGGAATGGATTTTGTCTATGTGCTTCACTCGCATGTTATGGCTCCCGACGACGGTAAAGATTCATTTCTGCAAGTTACACTCAAAAAATTGATCAACAGAGAGGAGTTGATTTTCTCTAGCGGTGAGCAGCTTTTTGATGTTGTGTCAGCCAAGGATTGCGCGTTGGGTTATTTTTTGATCTGTCAGAAAGGTTTGCCTGGCGCTGAGTATTGGGTTGGCTCGGGTGAGCCCAGGCAACTTAGAGAATACGTTGAACGCATGTATAGCCTTTACCCATCGGGTCAACCAATGCAATTCGGAAAACTTCCGTACAACGATATAGTGCTTACCGAAGAGGATTTTTCAATCGCAAGTCTCGTTGCAGATACCGGATACAAACCGACCATGACTTATGAGCAGACCGTACAAGAACTACACGGTAGTTTTGTTCAGTCGAATTTTTAA
- a CDS encoding class I SAM-dependent methyltransferase, producing MKDALGLNSKSLVIELASNDGYLLSEFQKLQIPVLGVEPAGNVASIAVKAGVPTLTEFFSANLAEKILAQYGHPRLIAANNVFAHIPDMHDFTKGMAILADDDTVITIENPSFCALLKNTLFDTIYHEHYSYLSAHAVRTVARSHGLELVHVDQLPTHGGSNRYWLSRSLPVDETVAATLQAEIKDGLFDADQWDAFAERARTAIDGLRQWFHERKQAGDIVAGYGAAHKGNTFLNAVGEASKTLIYVVDASVEKQGKFLPGSQVPVLAPEQLASGNPTDVLILPWNIASELSERIRTLAPKARIWVAQPELHQL from the coding sequence ATGAAAGATGCCCTTGGCCTGAACTCAAAAAGTCTTGTTATTGAACTGGCAAGCAATGACGGATACCTGCTTTCTGAATTCCAGAAACTTCAGATTCCTGTTCTCGGTGTGGAACCGGCAGGTAATGTGGCTTCGATTGCGGTGAAAGCGGGTGTACCGACGCTGACCGAATTCTTTAGTGCTAACCTGGCAGAGAAAATTCTTGCCCAGTATGGTCATCCGCGCCTTATTGCCGCCAACAACGTCTTTGCGCACATTCCTGATATGCATGATTTCACAAAGGGTATGGCAATACTCGCCGATGACGACACCGTCATTACCATTGAAAATCCTTCGTTCTGTGCGCTACTGAAAAATACCCTGTTCGATACGATTTATCATGAGCATTATTCCTATTTGTCGGCGCACGCTGTCAGAACCGTTGCCCGGTCGCACGGACTCGAACTTGTTCATGTGGATCAATTGCCAACACACGGCGGTTCCAACCGCTATTGGTTAAGCCGTTCGTTACCGGTTGATGAAACGGTTGCCGCCACTCTCCAAGCCGAGATTAAGGATGGGTTGTTTGACGCTGATCAATGGGATGCTTTCGCTGAAAGGGCGAGAACGGCAATCGACGGACTTCGTCAATGGTTCCATGAACGCAAGCAGGCGGGGGATATCGTTGCCGGCTACGGGGCTGCCCACAAGGGCAATACATTCCTGAATGCCGTAGGTGAAGCATCAAAAACCCTTATTTATGTTGTTGATGCGAGTGTAGAAAAACAAGGAAAGTTCCTGCCCGGTTCACAAGTACCCGTTCTGGCACCTGAACAACTTGCTTCCGGTAACCCCACGGATGTTTTGATTCTGCCGTGGAATATCGCTTCTGAACTCAGCGAACGGATAAGAACGCTGGCACCAAAGGCTCGTATTTGGGTCGCTCAACCGGAATTACATCAACTTTAA
- a CDS encoding dTDP-4-dehydrorhamnose 3,5-epimerase family protein: MKLDSTPVKDLFVIHRPIRRDERGSFTRLFGADEIAAAGRPTNAVHVNTSTSAEVGTLRGIHFQYPPYAEAKIVACTAGAIWDVGVDLRPGSPTRFQWFGTLLTPENGLSMVIPEGFGHAFITMEPNSTAVYVVSAVYAPQLESGLRFDDPGLAIQWPLTPNVISEKDRGWGLLEHRIPELDKGFEQL; the protein is encoded by the coding sequence ATGAAACTAGATTCCACGCCTGTAAAAGATTTGTTTGTTATTCACCGACCGATTCGGCGGGATGAGCGCGGCAGCTTCACCCGCCTTTTCGGAGCCGATGAAATTGCAGCAGCAGGTCGGCCCACAAATGCAGTTCATGTCAACACGTCCACTTCCGCCGAAGTTGGCACGCTGCGTGGCATTCATTTTCAATACCCTCCCTATGCGGAAGCAAAGATTGTTGCCTGTACGGCGGGTGCCATTTGGGATGTAGGAGTTGATCTGCGACCAGGTTCACCGACAAGGTTTCAATGGTTTGGCACACTTTTGACGCCTGAAAACGGCCTCAGCATGGTCATCCCTGAGGGGTTTGGTCATGCCTTTATCACTATGGAGCCCAATTCCACAGCGGTATATGTCGTTTCCGCTGTCTACGCTCCTCAACTTGAATCCGGTCTTCGATTTGATGATCCCGGGTTAGCCATCCAATGGCCGTTAACTCCGAACGTCATCTCCGAGAAGGATCGTGGGTGGGGTTTGCTTGAACATCGTATCCCTGAACTCGACAAAGGTTTTGAGCAACTGTGA
- a CDS encoding DegT/DnrJ/EryC1/StrS family aminotransferase yields MKSQIYMSDSKKKSIPYSKPSITELEVRYATDAAINGWGDQSYFYINRFEDLFKQYLGVNYAIATSSCTGALHMGMSALGIGPGDEVILADTNWIATAAPIVHLGAKPVLVDILPDSWCIDPILVEAAITPQTKAIVATHLYGNLCEMKELLAIGHRHGIPIIEDAAEAIGSVYHGQRVASMGRFGAFSFHGSKTITTGEGGIFVTNDVDLYETVLTLSNHGRARGQTKQFWADMVGFKYKMSNIQAAIGCAQLERIEELTCRKREILAAYREALAGLSGVSMNPEPEGTVNGAWMPTVVFAPETGITREMLQAAYAAENVDARVFFWPLSGLPMFEVVPSNTIAWSIPGRAINLPSYHDIGSDDIEVVSRIIKRLY; encoded by the coding sequence ATGAAAAGTCAGATTTACATGAGCGACTCCAAGAAAAAATCAATTCCGTACTCCAAGCCTTCCATTACCGAACTGGAAGTGCGCTACGCCACTGACGCAGCCATCAACGGCTGGGGCGACCAGTCCTACTTCTACATCAACCGTTTTGAAGATCTATTCAAACAGTATCTGGGAGTTAATTATGCCATCGCCACCTCCAGTTGCACCGGCGCTCTCCATATGGGGATGTCGGCTTTAGGAATTGGCCCGGGTGATGAAGTGATTTTAGCTGACACAAATTGGATTGCCACGGCTGCTCCTATAGTCCATTTAGGGGCCAAACCAGTCTTGGTTGATATTTTGCCAGATAGCTGGTGTATTGATCCAATTTTGGTAGAAGCGGCGATCACACCTCAGACTAAGGCTATTGTGGCGACCCATCTCTACGGCAATCTGTGCGAGATGAAGGAACTGTTGGCTATCGGGCATCGCCACGGCATTCCCATCATTGAAGACGCGGCCGAGGCGATCGGCTCGGTCTATCACGGCCAGCGGGTGGCTTCGATGGGCCGCTTTGGTGCCTTCTCCTTTCATGGTAGCAAGACTATCACGACGGGTGAGGGTGGCATATTCGTCACCAACGATGTCGATCTCTATGAAACCGTGTTAACCCTTTCTAATCATGGACGAGCCAGAGGACAAACAAAGCAATTTTGGGCAGATATGGTCGGGTTCAAGTATAAAATGTCTAACATTCAGGCGGCGATCGGCTGCGCGCAACTGGAACGAATTGAGGAACTGACCTGCCGTAAGCGGGAGATATTGGCGGCTTACCGCGAAGCTCTGGCGGGGCTGTCCGGGGTGAGCATGAACCCAGAACCGGAGGGCACTGTGAATGGTGCTTGGATGCCGACGGTGGTTTTCGCGCCGGAAACCGGCATCACCCGGGAAATGCTACAGGCGGCATACGCTGCGGAGAATGTCGATGCACGGGTGTTTTTCTGGCCTTTGTCGGGTTTACCCATGTTTGAGGTTGTGCCATCGAACACCATTGCTTGGTCAATTCCTGGTCGGGCGATCAATTTACCGAGCTACCATGACATTGGTTCCGATGATATTGAAGTTGTAAGCAGAATCATCAAGAGACTATATTAA
- the rfbC gene encoding dTDP-4-dehydrorhamnose 3,5-epimerase has protein sequence MQPSWCQKEFSERGLNSNLVQCNISFNRHKGTLRGMHYQAKPHEEAKLVRCTMGAIYDVIIDIRPDSPTFKQWVAVELTAENRRMLYIPEGMAHGFQTLTDNTEVFYQMSEFYHPESARGIRWDEPIFGITWVFHSPVISLRDRSYDHWIM, from the coding sequence ATGCAGCCTTCCTGGTGTCAAAAAGAATTTTCGGAACGGGGGTTGAATTCTAACCTAGTTCAGTGTAATATTTCCTTTAACCGACATAAGGGAACTTTGAGAGGAATGCACTACCAGGCCAAACCTCACGAAGAAGCTAAGTTAGTTCGATGTACAATGGGGGCAATTTATGATGTAATTATTGATATTCGTCCCGATTCCCCAACTTTTAAGCAATGGGTAGCTGTTGAACTAACGGCTGAAAATCGTCGAATGCTTTACATTCCTGAAGGGATGGCTCATGGATTTCAAACTTTGACGGACAATACAGAAGTTTTTTACCAGATGTCAGAGTTTTATCATCCCGAGTCAGCTAGGGGAATCAGGTGGGATGAACCAATATTTGGCATTACGTGGGTTTTTCATAGTCCCGTAATATCACTTAGGGATAGGAGCTATGATCATTGGATAATGTAA
- a CDS encoding formyltransferase family protein, translating to MNIALFATDVVGYEIAKVFGEAHQPLSFLILDSKDKKRRNSDIIKVSGINDANKIIYSDLINNRETLERLNRMNLDLGILAWWPYIIKGDLLHIPSIGYLNFHPSYLPYNRGKDPNFWSIVEDTPFGVTLHFVNAEIDKGDIAFQKIIEKSWEDNGLSLYNKAITEIVQLFKDNFDLIMTGSIPRKKQNYQSGSFHRRSELDSASKIDLEANYKARDILNILRARTFPPHPAAYFFEDDYQYEVRIEIKQVKSKN from the coding sequence ATGAACATAGCTTTGTTTGCGACTGATGTAGTGGGTTATGAAATAGCGAAAGTGTTTGGAGAAGCGCACCAACCACTGTCTTTTCTCATTTTAGACTCTAAGGATAAAAAAAGGAGGAATAGTGATATCATTAAGGTTTCTGGTATTAATGATGCTAATAAAATAATTTACAGCGATTTGATTAACAATCGTGAAACCTTGGAAAGACTGAATAGAATGAACTTAGACCTAGGAATATTAGCATGGTGGCCTTACATCATTAAAGGTGATCTACTGCATATACCAAGTATTGGGTATCTGAACTTTCATCCCAGCTATCTTCCTTACAATAGAGGTAAAGATCCAAATTTTTGGTCAATTGTTGAAGATACTCCTTTTGGTGTTACACTGCATTTTGTCAATGCCGAAATAGATAAAGGTGATATCGCATTTCAGAAAATAATAGAAAAGTCTTGGGAGGATAATGGGTTAAGCTTGTACAATAAGGCGATAACAGAAATTGTTCAGCTTTTTAAAGATAATTTTGATTTAATTATGACTGGTAGTATTCCCAGAAAAAAGCAAAATTATCAGTCAGGTAGCTTTCACAGACGTTCTGAGCTTGATAGTGCATCAAAAATAGATTTAGAAGCCAACTATAAAGCTCGGGACATTTTAAATATACTTAGAGCAAGAACTTTTCCACCTCACCCAGCAGCATATTTTTTTGAAGATGATTATCAATACGAAGTTAGAATAGAAATCAAACAGGTAAAGAGTAAAAATTAA
- a CDS encoding DegT/DnrJ/EryC1/StrS family aminotransferase, with protein MYSGVEILDKRIPISGPSITQKEIDYVTDAVTNAWYDNAGLYYQKLETAFANYVGTKYAVSLPSCTSAIHLSLLALGVGSGDEVIVPDVTWIGSAAPISYVGATPVFADIDPQTWCISPQAFESCITSKTKAVIPVDLYGGMPEMDAILEIARQHNISVIEDAAEAVGSEYKGKRAGSLGDTGVFSFHASKTMATGEGGMLVTDREDIYQRVLFLRDHGRPPGDKMFYNTEVAYKYKMSSMQAALGLAQLERIDELVNRKRQIFAWYEQELGSTKGLVLNFEPENVKNTYWMVTVVLDEKLGIKKESLMERLGERNIDSRPFFYPLSSLPAYQNMNTARLASRNNSVSYGISPRGINLPCGMNMTEELVKYVCDSLKAIL; from the coding sequence ATGTATTCAGGAGTAGAAATACTGGACAAGCGTATTCCGATATCTGGGCCTTCGATTACTCAAAAGGAAATTGACTATGTAACTGATGCTGTTACTAATGCTTGGTATGATAATGCGGGTTTATACTATCAAAAGTTGGAAACGGCTTTTGCCAATTACGTTGGCACTAAATATGCCGTTTCTTTGCCTTCCTGTACCTCTGCCATTCATCTCTCTTTGTTGGCTTTGGGAGTCGGTTCTGGGGATGAGGTAATTGTTCCCGATGTGACTTGGATAGGTTCTGCAGCGCCGATTAGTTATGTCGGAGCTACTCCCGTTTTTGCAGACATTGACCCTCAAACTTGGTGTATATCTCCACAGGCTTTTGAATCCTGTATTACCTCAAAAACAAAGGCTGTAATTCCTGTAGATTTGTATGGGGGAATGCCAGAGATGGATGCCATTTTAGAAATAGCCCGACAGCACAATATTAGTGTGATTGAGGATGCAGCAGAAGCTGTGGGTTCGGAATACAAGGGAAAACGAGCTGGTAGTTTAGGAGATACGGGTGTTTTCAGTTTTCATGCCTCCAAAACTATGGCTACAGGGGAAGGAGGAATGTTAGTAACAGATAGGGAAGATATTTATCAGCGTGTTTTGTTTTTGCGAGATCATGGTCGTCCTCCCGGAGATAAAATGTTTTATAATACGGAGGTGGCTTATAAATACAAAATGAGTAGTATGCAAGCTGCTTTAGGTTTGGCGCAGTTAGAGCGAATTGATGAATTAGTGAATCGCAAACGTCAAATTTTTGCTTGGTATGAGCAAGAGTTAGGTAGTACCAAAGGACTTGTACTCAATTTTGAGCCAGAGAATGTTAAAAACACTTACTGGATGGTTACTGTTGTCCTTGATGAAAAGTTGGGCATCAAAAAAGAGAGTCTGATGGAGCGACTGGGGGAAAGAAATATTGATTCTCGCCCTTTCTTTTATCCTTTAAGTTCTCTTCCTGCCTATCAAAACATGAATACAGCTCGACTCGCTTCCCGAAACAACTCGGTGAGTTATGGAATTAGTCCTCGTGGCATCAACCTTCCTTGCGGGATGAATATGACTGAGGAATTGGTGAAATATGTTTGTGATTCATTAAAAGCCATTCTTTAA
- a CDS encoding tetratricopeptide repeat protein encodes MVSDLVRGNQLLRSGKLEEAVDAFQKAIAHHPHFHWSHYKLGEALEQLGRLEEARVAYQKATDLNPSLDKLAPELESVNSIENSDINSSNLGKKAIKAIFKLSDEQSTIKLEPNYVWMTFEVHGEQIYQLKGKISSDSLGYNLALFQLQLLDGDKNIIEGPYEGFPLSPSAGYFKYIPISSPTMSEFLINIKTLPNTCYIKGGFRTWRTTDAPVYLESQLEIVNCYELGGVYDQIWNLFNQSFINLDNNDSTQDTHYESENIDHQIIANTYFNETTKYQEVKLESMDSREMYPWLKSLEIENCVQFLENIHKCRQYQAKSNQYIHDFKLNAIKNGYLESVCPWSGEILKSNQSFLINNYSCWLFYRFIGHQVFYLIVGLYGGHKIGLYFPSVELIIYFINTGFTGVCNTFKSYVVSRWRDVINYLSDKNSKDLVGITGVMGHFGHTVLNEYSSYHELSEKNLLINFKKYMVAGAHEFIPFDKLFPEVNQDNLIRKPERNSCLQMFEYAIKNNYFIIRPTNGGYNLNRGLAKRICSASVKSSSETCLQEIEVAKKYFPVLWFEIKPRHRTWLNQAEGMAKIANRLYSDYPNLAIIFAGWSCLDSDNSSDNMWIEKDQQVVQESQGLIDPNIPTLAIVGHKIYEKIAWAGAADIHIVTYGSGLIFASIANKPSVIHANTGWYPVESIEKQMKAYHPGLVDMSVVPIENITEDQPEVHFHGRNYYCNWEGIYHEIVKLLNALNQKA; translated from the coding sequence TTGGTCAGCGATTTAGTGAGGGGTAATCAACTGCTGCGGAGCGGTAAGCTAGAAGAGGCTGTGGATGCTTTTCAAAAAGCGATCGCACATCATCCCCATTTCCATTGGTCTCACTACAAGCTGGGAGAAGCTTTGGAACAGTTGGGGCGTTTAGAAGAAGCGAGAGTAGCTTATCAGAAAGCAACGGATTTGAATCCCAGTTTGGATAAATTAGCGCCCGAGTTAGAGTCGGTTAATAGTATCGAAAACTCAGACATTAATTCATCGAATCTTGGTAAAAAAGCAATAAAAGCAATATTTAAACTATCAGATGAGCAATCAACTATCAAATTAGAACCCAATTATGTTTGGATGACATTCGAGGTGCATGGTGAACAAATATATCAGTTGAAAGGTAAAATAAGTTCGGACTCATTAGGCTATAACCTGGCTTTGTTTCAATTGCAACTTTTAGATGGGGATAAAAATATCATAGAAGGACCTTATGAAGGTTTTCCTCTCTCACCATCTGCTGGGTACTTTAAATATATTCCTATTAGTAGCCCAACAATGTCAGAGTTTTTGATAAATATTAAAACACTCCCTAATACTTGTTATATTAAAGGTGGTTTTCGCACCTGGAGAACTACAGATGCTCCAGTGTATTTAGAATCACAGTTGGAAATTGTAAATTGTTATGAGCTTGGTGGTGTATATGATCAAATTTGGAACTTATTCAATCAGTCTTTCATCAATTTGGACAATAATGATAGCACACAAGATACTCATTATGAATCGGAAAATATCGATCATCAAATAATAGCCAATACTTATTTTAATGAAACTACGAAATACCAGGAAGTGAAACTAGAATCCATGGATTCTAGAGAAATGTATCCATGGTTGAAATCGTTAGAAATCGAAAATTGTGTCCAGTTTCTGGAGAATATTCACAAGTGTCGTCAGTATCAAGCTAAAAGCAATCAGTATATACATGATTTTAAACTTAATGCTATCAAAAATGGTTACTTGGAGTCCGTTTGCCCTTGGTCGGGGGAAATTTTGAAGTCTAATCAATCCTTTCTAATTAATAATTATAGCTGCTGGTTATTCTATCGCTTCATTGGACATCAAGTATTTTACTTAATTGTGGGACTATATGGTGGTCATAAAATAGGATTATATTTTCCTAGTGTAGAATTAATTATTTATTTTATTAATACCGGATTTACTGGTGTTTGTAATACCTTCAAATCTTATGTTGTTTCGAGATGGCGCGATGTAATCAATTATTTGTCAGATAAAAACTCCAAAGATTTAGTTGGTATTACAGGAGTCATGGGTCATTTTGGTCATACTGTACTTAATGAGTATTCAAGCTATCATGAACTATCTGAAAAGAATTTACTCATTAACTTTAAAAAGTATATGGTTGCAGGTGCTCATGAATTTATACCTTTTGATAAATTGTTTCCTGAAGTGAATCAAGATAATTTAATTAGAAAGCCAGAGCGTAATAGTTGTTTGCAAATGTTTGAGTACGCTATCAAAAACAATTATTTTATCATTCGCCCAACGAATGGAGGTTATAACCTGAATCGAGGTCTAGCTAAAAGAATCTGTTCTGCTTCAGTCAAAAGTTCCTCGGAAACTTGCTTGCAGGAAATTGAAGTGGCTAAAAAATATTTTCCGGTTTTGTGGTTTGAAATCAAACCCAGGCATCGCACCTGGTTAAATCAAGCAGAAGGAATGGCAAAAATTGCCAATCGATTATATTCTGATTATCCAAATTTAGCTATTATTTTTGCTGGTTGGTCTTGCCTTGATAGCGACAATAGTTCTGATAATATGTGGATTGAAAAAGATCAACAGGTTGTTCAAGAAAGTCAGGGTTTGATTGATCCTAATATTCCCACCTTGGCAATTGTTGGTCATAAAATATATGAAAAAATTGCTTGGGCGGGGGCTGCTGATATTCATATTGTCACATACGGTTCAGGTCTTATTTTTGCATCAATAGCTAATAAACCATCAGTAATTCATGCCAACACAGGTTGGTATCCTGTAGAGTCAATAGAGAAACAAATGAAAGCATATCATCCAGGCTTGGTAGATATGTCAGTAGTACCCATAGAAAATATTACAGAAGACCAACCGGAAGTGCATTTTCATGGCAGAAATTACTACTGTAATTGGGAAGGAATTTATCATGAAATTGTTAAACTGTTAAATGCCTTAAATCAGAAAGCATAA
- a CDS encoding tetratricopeptide repeat protein has protein sequence MRSSQEMSAGELLRQANQLKRSGRLDEAIALYHQVIDINPHFAWAYHGLGDALAKQGSLDLAVTQYQKAIKINPNSAWFYINLGRVLIQQDCLEQAIHYWRQGIQIKPDLLYEFQGKYKPLFYTLKPRFYLSENEDFIELTEQPIWVTVPVQPLTSYSITGQSASEQPPTHNQALIKVEFLDKNQKIIPSPYSAIPHSQTLGPYFYISTSGKNLSEFITNVFNTTPETYYLRLGFRTWHNKKPIILGSRLNLELDLLVASLEKLSPHRNSEPLSPVGVNSGDLKNVDEAIELLDKVNHILPNCYGVYDTLGDIFLARGELSKAISAYRQCSFINSNYSFPYEKLRQLYNVDNLNGWAISEDLFLYIIETLPMGSTILELGSGTGTLELSKYYKMVSIEHNQDWLNKYNSHYIYAPLVDDMWYNGDVLGRKLRNIDYQLILVDGPPQHRRKGILNYLDLFNWNVPVIVDDINRQYDMDVAIALAKHLGKIPTVYKDNKYFAVIA, from the coding sequence ATGAGGAGTAGTCAAGAAATGAGTGCGGGGGAGTTACTGAGACAGGCGAATCAGTTGAAACGGTCTGGGAGGTTGGATGAAGCGATCGCTCTTTATCATCAGGTAATCGATATTAACCCCCATTTTGCTTGGGCTTATCATGGCTTAGGGGATGCTTTAGCTAAACAGGGGAGTTTAGATCTGGCGGTTACTCAGTATCAAAAGGCAATTAAAATTAATCCTAATTCTGCTTGGTTTTATATCAATTTGGGGCGGGTTTTGATTCAGCAAGATTGTTTAGAGCAAGCGATTCATTATTGGAGACAAGGGATTCAGATTAAGCCCGATTTATTATATGAGTTCCAGGGTAAGTATAAGCCTTTATTTTATACTCTTAAGCCACGATTTTATCTTTCCGAGAATGAAGATTTTATCGAATTAACTGAACAGCCGATATGGGTGACTGTACCTGTTCAACCCTTAACAAGTTATTCCATAACCGGTCAAAGTGCTTCCGAACAGCCTCCTACGCATAATCAAGCCTTAATAAAAGTTGAGTTTTTGGATAAAAATCAAAAAATTATACCCAGTCCATACTCTGCTATTCCCCATTCTCAAACACTGGGTCCATATTTTTATATTTCCACGTCAGGAAAAAACTTGTCTGAGTTTATAACTAATGTATTTAATACTACTCCTGAAACTTATTATTTGCGTTTGGGTTTTAGAACTTGGCACAACAAAAAACCAATTATTTTGGGTTCTAGGTTGAACCTGGAGTTAGATTTATTGGTGGCTTCACTAGAAAAACTCAGTCCTCATCGTAATAGTGAGCCTTTGTCGCCAGTTGGGGTTAATTCAGGTGATTTGAAGAATGTCGATGAAGCTATAGAATTGCTAGATAAGGTGAATCATATTCTGCCTAATTGTTATGGGGTTTATGATACTTTGGGTGATATTTTTCTAGCACGGGGAGAGTTGAGTAAAGCCATCAGTGCTTACCGCCAGTGTAGTTTTATTAATTCTAATTACTCTTTTCCTTACGAGAAGTTGAGACAACTGTATAATGTTGATAATCTGAATGGTTGGGCTATTTCCGAGGATTTATTTCTTTACATTATAGAAACTTTGCCTATGGGTTCAACTATTTTAGAGTTGGGTAGTGGTACGGGAACGTTGGAACTATCAAAATATTATAAGATGGTGTCTATCGAGCATAATCAGGACTGGTTGAATAAATACAATTCCCATTATATTTATGCGCCTTTGGTTGATGATATGTGGTATAATGGAGATGTCTTGGGTCGGAAGTTGCGGAATATCGATTATCAGCTAATTTTAGTCGATGGACCACCACAGCATCGGCGTAAGGGGATTCTCAATTATTTGGATTTGTTTAATTGGAATGTGCCAGTCATTGTTGACGATATTAATCGCCAGTATGATATGGATGTTGCGATCGCTTTAGCTAAACACTTGGGGAAGATTCCGACGGTTTACAAAGATAATAAATATTTTGCTGTAATAGCGTAA